ACAAATTAACCGGACGCAATCGACATCTTAAGCATATCAATGAACGCCAGGCTAATCGCATGAAACGCTACTATCCCAGGGCACACCAGGGCTTCTTCTTCATTGCCTGACAATAATCACTGTATTCACTGTTTCGCTGGCAGACCAAAACCGTCCGGCAGGCGGGCAATGATCTGACCTGTCGCTGGAGAATAGAAAATCACGCCTTCGATAGTTGTGCTTAAATATTTCTTCTGGCGATAGCTCTCTTTCGGATTATCCCTGGTAGGCTCTGAGTGATAAAAATCATAGATCAGATAAGGCTGGGTGATCTTGGCGACGACCAAGGCCTTTATCGCAGGCAGCTCTTTTGCTGCAATGGTACTTGGCATGCTGACGCGGGCAGCGGGTATCAAATCCCGGTAGTAACCGACCTCACGCTTAAAGTCGAGAAATGGGATAGTGGGTGACGCCAGGCCAAATACTGTCGTCGAGGTCTCTTCAACATTGACCGTTGCGCCATAGGCATTGCTTCCACGATATGTCCTGGTCTTGTCAATATTAAGATCAAAATCAAGCGCATCCAGCCTGTCGACTCTTACACCTTTGATGTCATGGTTAGGTGAGCCTATACCATTAAGAGACGCATTGGTGGGGAGCATGTAAAACAGCGCATCACCAGCGTCTGCATCGTATTTGTACCTGAAACCGACAGGGAGAGAATCTGCAACAGATACCGGGAAAGCAAAAGCGAAATAATCATCAATTCCCTGCCCGCCGGGCAATTTAGCTGCATATGCCTTGGCTTTACGGTTGTCGAAATCTGCTGTGGTTTCAAACTCCCCTTTCTTGATGAGGGACATTTTCTCAAGCGCATTGATAGTCTCAATTAAATTCACACCTTTGAAATTGGCAGGGAGTTTGTCCTTCGCCAGCATCTCGATGGAGAACTTACCAGCTTGCGCTTGTTTGGCGTTTGGCGCGGCAGGCTTTGCGCTCGGTGTGGTACTTGCCACTGCAACATTTGACAAGACTACGCTAGCTGCGATTAACAGCGTTGAAGAAATTTTCATGATCTTAAAGAATTGATGAAAGCAGTTGATAAGAAAAGTCGATAAGCACAGCGGGTGAAATTTAGCAAAAAAATGACCTGCACAAAGTGTGCAGGGAATGTAACTATCCAACCGGGAAAAAGTATAGGCCTGAGCAAACGAAGCTCACAAAAATGTGCGCCCGCCTGTTGCACTGTCAAAGTCTGGTTCAGGCTACAATACTACAAGAATTCTCAGAGGAAAAACCACTTCCGAGACAGCCATCATCAATAATCACAGAATTTATTATTCTGCATCAATGCCAGGGATAATGACAGAGAACTGTATGACGGGTACTGAGAACTTGTACTGGCCCTAACGGAGTGTTTGCATGAACAATAGTACCCGCCAAATTGTTTTTATCGATGGAGTCGGCGGCAAGCGCTATATGCGCGGCACATTTGTCCGCTACTTTGAACAACGCGGCTACAAGGTACTATGCTTTGACTACAAGGTATCCTCCCAATCCCTGGATGAAATCAAAAAGAACCTGAGCGAATTTTTATCTGCGGTTGGTAGTCAAGGTGAATATCATGCTGTTGGCTATTCTTTTGGCGGCGTGCTTCTCAGGAGCCTGAACGAGCAACTGGAACCGCACTTGCGGCCCAGGCGCGCAGTATTGCTGGCATCACCACTGCGCGCCATGCGGCTCGCCCGCAGATTACGTCACTGGAAAATCTATCAGATACTGACTGGCGAATGCGGCCAGTTTGCCGCTGATGAAGACAGGATGAGCAAAGTCCCGATGCTCAGCATTCCCTGCGGCCACGTCTATGGCACATGGCCCTGGCTTGGTGCTTTCTGTTTTTTCTTTGGCTTTAGCTTGCCACACGATGGCATGGTTGCTGCTGATGAAGCCATTCCATCGTCACAGGCGCAGGCAATACCTGTTCCGGCAAGCCATGCTTTTATCCCATCCAATTTCCATGCATTGAACGCGATTGACCAATGGTTGAGTAGAACGGTCTAGCGTGTCGTAGCTCTTGCCACCATCATCATAAAAAGTAAGAATCAAAAGTAAGACAAGCGGATTGCTTTAATTCATGATACCCTACCCCCTATACTATTTTAGAATTAAGCCATGTCGCATACCATCAAGGAAAAAACAAAGCTGTTGAATCGTGTCCGGCGCATACGAGGGCAGATTGAAGCTGTGGAGCGTGCCCTGGAAGCAGATACTGAATGCGCAGAAGTCTTGCATTTGCTTGCTGCCACCCGCGGTGGCTTGAATGGATTGATGGCAGAGGTCATGGAAGATCACATCCGCGAGCATGTCGCCAGCCCCGACATAGAAAGCGCGGCAGAACGATTAAAGGGTGCAGACGAACTGGTCGAAATTGTCCGTACTTATTTAAAGTGAGCGGTTAGGGTACAAGTCAATGAGCGTCAAATCACCCTGCATAGAATTATGCAAATTCGATGGCAAGTCAGGGCTGTGCACCGGATGCCTGCGCACACTCAAGGAAGCGCGGGAGTGGAAGAAAATGACAGACCACCGCCGCCATCAGATTGTCAATGATCGCTCGCATCGCGAGAAAAAACTGACCAGACTATGACGCAGTCATTAAAAAAGGAACACGCATGCCTGGCACTGAACAACAAGATATAAAGCGCGCGGGCTTGCACCACGATCACCTCTTTGATGAAGGTAACACCACGGCAGAAAGGGGGTCGCGCTGGGTGATGTGGATCACCGCCGCGATTATGGTGGTGGAAATCGCGGCAGGCTGGTGGTTTAATTCCATGGCCTTGCTCGCCGACGGCTGGCACATGAGTTCGCACGCGTTTGCGATTGGCTTAAGTGCCTTTGCCTATTCCGCTGCACGCAAATATGCAAAAGATCCACGATTTGCCTTTGGTACCTGGAAGATAGAAATACTGGCTGGCTATACCAGTGCCATCTTCCTGCTTGGCATTGCGGTGTTGATGGCATTTGGTTCAGTCGAACGGCTATTCTCGCCGCAACCCATCCATTATCACGATGCGGTTATCATTGCCGTCATTGGTCTGGTGGTGAACATCGTCTGCGCCTTCATCCTCGGCGACGCCCATCACCACGGTGACCATGGTCATCATCACGGTCATAACCATGCGCCCCACCATGCCCATGGCAAGAACGATGATGCTCACGATGATGATCATGCCCATCATCTTGATCACCATCAGGAACAGAAGCATCAACACAAACACCACGACCTAAATCTTCAATCTGCTTACATCCACGTCATCGCAGACGCGGCAACGTCCGTTCTGGCGATTGCCGCCCTGATCGGTGGCTGGATATATGGCTGGACCTGGCTCGACCCTGTCATGGGGATCGTCGGTGCAGTGCTGGTTGCGGTGTGGGCAAAGAACCTGATGGTAGAAACAGGCAAAGTGCTGCTTGACCGCGAGATGGATGCACCAGTGGTCAATGAGATCCGCGAAGTCATCGAAAACGATGTGGAAGATCAAAACACCAAACTGGTTGACCTGCATGTCTGGCGCGTAGGCAGGCAATCCTATTCGTGCGCACTGAGTATACTGACCAGCAACGCCAGCCTCACCGCGACGCAAATACGAGAACAGCTAGCCATTCATGAAGAGATCGTGCATTCGACGATAGAAATGCATTATCGGTAAGCGGCTATTGGACGATAACACAGTCTCATTGATGAGATTGTCAGGTGCCTTGTAAGACATGAATGCTTAAGTCTAGAGTTGTCGGGACAACGTGCTCTAAAATTTCCGCCGGATGCACACTCTTTCTTTGCTTTGAATTGACACCGACATTCAAATAGCAAGCCCAATTACTGCTACTGAAACATAGTCGTAGATATGGCAAAAGGGGAGCGTCAACAAGCATAACAAACACTGCTGCTCTACTATTTTTACGCCCCAAGTTAAGTACAAGCGGACTAATATCCGTCTTTACAATAATTACTCGTTAGGTTGCAAACCGAAATTTTCTGGTACGCGGGCATAAATTTCACCAGTCCTGCCTGAATAAAAAATCACTCCAGATACAGCTGTATTCAAGTATTTTTTGACTATAAAACTTTCCCTTGGTCTGTCTATCGCTGGTTTCAAAGAACTGAAATGATAGATAAGGTAGGGCGAAACCACTTTAGTTACCATTAAGGCTCTTAAAGAAGGTAGCTCTTTTGCAGCGGTGGTGCCTGCCATGTTCATCCGGGCAACTGAGGTCGGAAGATCGTAGTAGAAAGGATTGCGCTTAAAATAGAGATATGAAATATTTTTTGACACAATACCAA
This is a stretch of genomic DNA from Undibacterium sp. KW1. It encodes these proteins:
- a CDS encoding metal/formaldehyde-sensitive transcriptional repressor produces the protein MSHTIKEKTKLLNRVRRIRGQIEAVERALEADTECAEVLHLLAATRGGLNGLMAEVMEDHIREHVASPDIESAAERLKGADELVEIVRTYLK
- a CDS encoding DUF1289 domain-containing protein, which translates into the protein MSVKSPCIELCKFDGKSGLCTGCLRTLKEAREWKKMTDHRRHQIVNDRSHREKKLTRL
- the dmeF gene encoding CDF family Co(II)/Ni(II) efflux transporter DmeF; this translates as MPGTEQQDIKRAGLHHDHLFDEGNTTAERGSRWVMWITAAIMVVEIAAGWWFNSMALLADGWHMSSHAFAIGLSAFAYSAARKYAKDPRFAFGTWKIEILAGYTSAIFLLGIAVLMAFGSVERLFSPQPIHYHDAVIIAVIGLVVNIVCAFILGDAHHHGDHGHHHGHNHAPHHAHGKNDDAHDDDHAHHLDHHQEQKHQHKHHDLNLQSAYIHVIADAATSVLAIAALIGGWIYGWTWLDPVMGIVGAVLVAVWAKNLMVETGKVLLDREMDAPVVNEIREVIENDVEDQNTKLVDLHVWRVGRQSYSCALSILTSNASLTATQIREQLAIHEEIVHSTIEMHYR